In the Archocentrus centrarchus isolate MPI-CPG fArcCen1 chromosome 19, fArcCen1, whole genome shotgun sequence genome, gctggttcTAGTTGGGCATAATGCTTCACATTATCATTTGGAGACACCGACACAGCGTCCAGTCCCAAGTTACAAATGGTATTTATGTTTCTGATGGGCTCATGAGAACCAGAGCAGTGGACTGACCTGAGGAGCGTGTCCCAGCAGGGCCCAAAATGAGTCAGCAGTAAGGGTCTTGACTCTGGAAAACTCGAGGGTGTCCGTCTCCTGGCGGTTGAGCGCAACATACGGGCAGCTCTGGAAATCACCTCTCAGCTGCTCGCCacagtgcagctgcagcagatccCACGTTCCCACCCTCCTCAGGACCTCCCGCACTGACTCCATCTGCCTATACGACAGATGACCTGcaggacaaaaaacacaagTTGAACTAGCTTTTAAGAGCCCTTCTACATTTGATCACATTTATCGCTAGACTTcgttacagttgtggtcagacgtttacatacactcatcatgggcatgatgtcctggtaattttgggcttgtaatgatttctttgttctttttccagggtggaatgattataTAGCATTCAAAGCCCAAATTTACCATAACATTCATGTGCATAACGAGTGTATGTAAACGTCTGACCACAAGTGTATATTGTTAAGAAAATATCAAGCAAAGTTGATAAAGTCAGCCAATCCTCTGTCCACAtgctggtcacacactgctgtgggatggcatccccattcttcaaccagcatttacCACAAGTCGTCCAATGTGgctgtgttggtcactctggcatgaacagcatgcccaagctgatcccacaagagTTCAATGTAGTTAAGGTCAGGActtcaggcaggccattccatcctttctactcccaaattctggaggtagtctctgataaaaaACCCCCTCTATGGGGGCGaccattgtcatcttggaggatggATTTTGGTCCCAGACTGAAGAGACTGGGGATTGCCACTgactgcagaatctcatctcgtTATCTCCCTGCACTGAAACTGCCCCCAGTGATGACAAACCtgactgtcagcacctggggtaccagaagctcaaaacaagagtcaatagcagaataagttGTTtagcattggcagagaagatctggcaagtttttcatggacaCAATcaacatactcaactctgctgctcaacccacaaatgcattttccttacaaatgcagcaccatttaaggggaaataaacaggttttccaatggtataagatttTATTACCAAGAAGCACTATTACAACAAACAAATattcaaccaaacacaaatttccttactttttgtgctaagttcaTTTGACTTTTGCAGTATATTAGAAGACTGAGTGAAGTTTTTCTGCATATTCACCAGAGATCCACGAGGGAGTCAGCGCATCTGATATCCAGGCGACATAGCCCTCTTTGAAAGATCCGAGAAAGTCATCTATTTGGCTGTGGGAGACCAgctccctcttcttcctcagctCCTTATCCAGCTCGCATTCTGGAGAAAGGAAGATGACTCTGGGGAAGAAGAGACTTTGGCGAACAGACACTCCGCTCCTCTTCAAATGGCTGCACAAGTTAGCTGTCTTAGTCTAAAGGAGACAGACAGTAAGGGGGTATTTAACAACcacttttatttactttcttttttagaATCTAATTATTTGTATGCAGTTTGAAACCTTTTTAGAAGTTTGGACTttttttgtgaaagaatggtttGTTTCATCCAACACATATATGTCATTTGTATAATGTAGCAAACTGTTCACTAATTATCCCATTTAAAGACCAACTGATTATTATGATCATTCACAGGATGTTTCAACATTCCTGTTacaatgacctgaaacacacacaatgtaGGGGTCTACTTTTGAATTTCAAAGAGGACCCATTTAGAGAAATGATGTAA is a window encoding:
- the LOC115798564 gene encoding uncharacterized protein LOC115798564 isoform X2, producing MRKEDVYCNLRVSDQFQTARDDINLVILTGHGIFCIDVKPWRGTVSAHNQNWHVQVKEEDQNFTNTCIEQMEDPLKAIMTKTANLCSHLKRSGVSVRQSLFFPRVIFLSPECELDKELRKKRELVSHSQIDDFLGSFKEGYVAWISDALTPSWISGHLSYRQMESVREVLRRVGTWDLLQLHCGEQLRGDFQSCPYVALNRQETDTLEFSRVKTLTADSFWALLGHAPQVTVKMYKRGSNSWLGKSLNATTTIPSNTFVIFRISGEETDAKIPANTIHSITLSI